In the Magnetospira sp. QH-2 genome, one interval contains:
- the trpS gene encoding tryptophan--tRNA ligase, translated as MNRIFSGVQPTGNLHLGNYLGAIRNWVRLQEDFDCIFCVVDMHAITVFQDPAALRTSTREVAAAMIASGIDPKANIIFNQSRNPSHAELAWVFNCVARLGWLNRMTQFKEKAGKNKENASVGLYAYPNLMAADILAYKATHVPVGEDQKQHLELTRDIATKFNNDFQVDLFPLPEPQIFGTATRVMSLRDGTKKMSKSDPSALSRISMTDDADTIAKKIRKAKTDPEPLPDNKDGFEGRPEAANLMGIYAALDDTDLDAVIAQYGGQQFSTFKQALADLAVAKLGPIGDEMQRLMDDSGHLDAILEDGGQRARAITQPILKEVYEVVGFLG; from the coding sequence ATGAATCGCATTTTCTCGGGCGTGCAGCCCACCGGCAATCTTCACCTGGGCAACTACCTGGGCGCCATCCGCAACTGGGTGCGCTTGCAGGAAGATTTCGACTGCATTTTCTGTGTCGTCGACATGCATGCCATCACCGTGTTCCAAGACCCGGCCGCCCTGCGCACCTCCACCCGCGAAGTGGCGGCGGCGATGATCGCCTCGGGCATCGATCCCAAGGCCAACATCATCTTCAACCAGAGCCGCAATCCTTCGCATGCGGAATTGGCCTGGGTGTTCAACTGCGTGGCCCGGCTGGGCTGGCTCAACCGCATGACCCAGTTCAAGGAAAAGGCGGGCAAGAACAAGGAAAACGCCTCGGTGGGGCTCTATGCCTATCCCAATCTCATGGCCGCCGACATTCTCGCCTACAAGGCCACCCATGTGCCTGTCGGCGAGGATCAGAAGCAGCACCTGGAGCTGACCCGCGACATCGCCACCAAGTTCAACAACGATTTCCAGGTGGACTTGTTCCCGCTGCCCGAACCGCAGATTTTTGGCACCGCCACCCGGGTCATGTCGCTGCGCGATGGCACCAAGAAAATGAGCAAGTCCGATCCCTCGGCCCTGTCGCGTATTTCCATGACCGATGACGCCGACACCATCGCCAAGAAAATCCGTAAGGCCAAGACCGACCCGGAACCCCTGCCGGACAACAAGGACGGCTTCGAGGGCCGCCCCGAGGCAGCCAACCTGATGGGCATCTATGCCGCCCTGGACGACACCGACCTCGACGCCGTCATCGCCCAGTACGGCGGTCAGCAGTTCTCCACCTTCAAACAGGCCCTGGCCGACCTGGCGGTGGCCAAACTCGGCCCCATCGGCGACGAGATGCAGCGTCTGATGGACGACAGCGGCCATCTGGACGCCATCCTCGAAGACGGCGGCCAACGGGCCCGGGCGATCACCCAGCCGATCTTGAAGGAGGTTTATGAGGTGGTGGGGTTCCTTGGCTGA
- a CDS encoding DUF2333 family protein: MAERLSKFDIPRLEFKGGAKRIGLGIFLALLLYYPLGMLIIHSVDDDLELAVTETVDGGSHAVAIAEVLIARETDENRWTANDPFFLPGAALDNMPHFQRGIIYALSRFAIEMSDHIGRMRGSSQVDADLDKAAGLLKYPGDVWWFDLSTSLAPTAASEAQYRSARRALHAYNGRLARGEAVFERRADNLEATLERIAADLGSASATIDQHLDANSGFLLDFKVDDIFYRNKGRLYAYYMLLRELKKDYAHIIQEKELTGSWGALLDSLSDAAVLQPLVVVNGSPDSQVLPSHLASQGFYLLRARTQLREIANILLK, from the coding sequence ATGGCCGAGCGCCTGTCCAAGTTCGACATTCCCCGCCTTGAATTCAAAGGCGGGGCGAAGCGTATCGGGCTGGGGATCTTTCTGGCACTGCTGCTCTATTATCCCCTGGGCATGCTGATCATCCATTCGGTGGACGACGACCTGGAGCTAGCGGTCACCGAGACCGTGGACGGAGGCAGCCATGCGGTGGCCATTGCCGAGGTATTGATCGCCCGGGAGACCGACGAGAACCGCTGGACCGCCAACGATCCGTTCTTTCTGCCCGGCGCGGCCTTGGACAACATGCCTCATTTCCAGCGCGGAATCATTTATGCGCTGAGCCGGTTCGCCATCGAAATGAGTGACCATATCGGCCGCATGCGGGGCTCCAGCCAAGTGGATGCGGACCTGGACAAGGCCGCCGGATTGCTGAAATACCCCGGTGACGTCTGGTGGTTCGACCTGTCCACGTCCCTGGCGCCGACGGCGGCGTCGGAAGCCCAGTACCGCTCGGCGCGCCGGGCCCTGCATGCCTATAATGGACGGCTGGCCAGAGGCGAAGCGGTGTTCGAACGCCGGGCCGACAACCTGGAGGCAACCCTTGAACGCATCGCCGCCGACTTGGGGTCCGCCTCGGCGACCATCGACCAGCACCTGGACGCCAACAGCGGCTTCCTGCTCGATTTCAAGGTGGATGACATCTTCTATCGCAACAAAGGACGGCTCTATGCCTACTATATGTTGCTGCGCGAGCTGAAAAAGGACTACGCCCATATTATCCAGGAAAAGGAATTGACCGGCTCCTGGGGCGCATTGCTGGACTCTCTGAGCGACGCGGCGGTGTTGCAGCCCCTGGTCGTGGTCAATGGCAGCCCGGATTCCCAGGTGCTGCCCAGCCATTTGGCCAGCCAGGGGTTCTATCTGCTGCGCGCCCGCACCCAATTGCGCGAGATCGCCAATATCTTGTTGAAATAG
- a CDS encoding VOC family protein, translating to MEWQIMEQRVSLITLGVADLGRSQQFYEQGLGWVRSPSSQEGVTFYQIGGLVLGLYPRAALAEDCGLEDAGSTVFTGLTLAYNARSRDEADGVMARAVAAGGHEVKSLQEVFWGGYSGYFADPDGHLWEVSHNPFWPIAEDGSILLPDQP from the coding sequence ATGGAGTGGCAAATCATGGAACAGCGGGTCAGTCTGATTACCCTGGGCGTGGCGGATCTGGGTCGCTCGCAACAGTTCTATGAACAGGGTCTTGGCTGGGTGCGCAGCCCATCGAGTCAGGAAGGCGTGACTTTTTATCAGATCGGCGGGCTGGTGCTGGGGCTCTATCCCCGTGCCGCCTTGGCCGAGGATTGCGGCCTTGAAGATGCCGGATCGACGGTTTTCACCGGCCTGACCCTGGCCTACAACGCCCGTTCCCGCGACGAGGCAGACGGGGTCATGGCTCGGGCCGTGGCCGCCGGTGGCCACGAGGTCAAATCGCTGCAAGAGGTGTTCTGGGGCGGCTATTCGGGCTACTTCGCCGATCCGGATGGACACCTGTGGGAGGTTTCTCACAACCCCTTCTGGCCCATTGCCGAAGACGGATCCATCCTGCTCCCTGATCAACCATAG
- a CDS encoding NifU family protein has product MFIQTEATPNPATLKFLPGRSVLGSGSANFPKAEDAVGKSPLAERLFQLDGVAGVFLGGDFITVTKGAEGDWETLKPVVLGAIMDHFTADLPIMNEDVVQETAGDEDALVGKIKELLDTRVRPAVAADGGDIVFESFEDGIVYLHMQGSCAGCPSSTATLKHGIENMLKYYVPEVQEVRAVN; this is encoded by the coding sequence ATGTTTATCCAGACCGAAGCGACGCCCAACCCCGCCACCTTGAAATTCCTGCCCGGCCGATCGGTCCTGGGCAGCGGCAGCGCCAACTTCCCCAAGGCCGAAGATGCGGTCGGCAAATCGCCCCTGGCCGAGCGCCTGTTCCAACTGGACGGCGTCGCCGGGGTATTCCTGGGGGGTGATTTCATCACCGTGACCAAGGGCGCCGAGGGTGACTGGGAAACCCTCAAGCCGGTGGTGCTGGGCGCCATCATGGATCACTTCACCGCCGACCTGCCGATCATGAACGAAGACGTGGTGCAAGAGACCGCCGGGGACGAAGACGCCCTGGTGGGCAAGATCAAGGAGTTGCTCGATACCCGGGTGCGCCCCGCGGTGGCCGCCGATGGTGGCGACATTGTGTTCGAGTCCTTCGAAGACGGCATCGTCTATTTGCATATGCAGGGCTCCTGCGCGGGCTGCCCCAGTTCCACGGCCACCCTCAAGCATGGCATCGAGAACATGCTGAAATACTATGTGCCCGAAGTTCAAGAGGTGCGCGCGGTGAATTGA
- a CDS encoding glucosaminidase domain-containing protein, with product MVHHFSWFERASIALVLLCLMGVGGAMILHPSTGVTTAPKAILDLSARTHAEILASEFDGLTTAAGHPDFSDTERRPSVRLLEGTFARMGYSLDAVKSGGIGVPRLLLASIPGDMDELAEPKDRKALFLSSVLPLVLEVNDSIRADRVRLENIRNLVQDHQRVPALERLWLTTIAERYGRPETDFKGLLSRMDVVPPSLALAQAAVESGWGTSRFARDGNALFGQWTMARSDKGLVPQGRDKGKTHRIKAFDRLIDSVAGYMHNLNTHRAYGDFRRQRSTQRRTGGALSGHDLAGTLGKYSERGQHYIDTLRRVIDANDLRRLDDAQLRGPVVTALLTRGS from the coding sequence ATGGTTCATCATTTCTCTTGGTTCGAACGCGCGTCCATCGCTTTGGTGTTGTTGTGCCTGATGGGTGTTGGCGGCGCGATGATCCTGCATCCGTCCACCGGTGTGACCACCGCCCCCAAGGCGATCTTGGATTTATCGGCGCGTACCCATGCTGAAATTCTTGCCAGCGAATTCGATGGTCTGACCACCGCGGCCGGTCATCCCGATTTCTCCGACACCGAGCGGCGCCCGAGTGTGCGCCTGTTGGAAGGCACCTTTGCCCGCATGGGCTACAGCCTGGATGCCGTGAAGTCCGGTGGCATCGGCGTCCCGCGCCTGCTGCTGGCCAGCATCCCCGGCGACATGGATGAATTGGCCGAACCCAAGGACCGCAAAGCCTTGTTCCTAAGCAGCGTGTTGCCATTGGTGTTGGAAGTGAACGATTCCATCCGCGCTGATCGGGTCCGGCTGGAAAACATCCGCAATCTGGTCCAGGACCATCAACGGGTTCCGGCTTTGGAGCGCCTATGGCTGACCACGATCGCCGAGAGATATGGTCGTCCGGAAACCGATTTTAAGGGCTTGCTGAGCCGCATGGATGTGGTACCGCCGTCGTTGGCGCTGGCCCAAGCGGCCGTGGAAAGCGGCTGGGGCACGTCGCGCTTTGCCCGCGATGGCAACGCCTTGTTCGGCCAATGGACCATGGCCCGCTCCGACAAGGGGCTCGTCCCTCAGGGGCGGGACAAGGGCAAGACCCATCGCATCAAGGCCTTCGACCGGCTGATCGATAGCGTTGCCGGGTACATGCATAATCTGAATACCCACCGGGCCTATGGCGATTTCCGTCGTCAGCGGTCCACCCAACGCCGCACCGGCGGGGCCCTCAGCGGTCATGATTTGGCCGGGACCCTGGGCAAATACTCCGAGCGCGGTCAGCATTACATCGATACCCTGCGCAGAGTCATCGACGCCAATGATCTGCGCCGTTTGGACGATGCCCAGTTGCGCGGGCCCGTGGTCACCGCCTTGCTGACCCGCGGCTCTTAA
- a CDS encoding polysaccharide deacetylase family protein, translating into MMILRFLILWVLIGIGVQARAADSASILLYHRFAENDLPSTSVRLEQLDAHINTLRETGAQVLPLAQIVEAFEKDIPLPDRAVALSVDDAFLSAYTIAWPRWRDAGYSFTLFVATEAVDRKLPGYMTWDQIRELRDAGVTIGSQTTSHPHLPQVSDKKLAEELAYSNRRFKEELGHRPNLIAYPYGEAGVREWRAAKAAGFKAGFGQHSGVAHGAEDRFYLPRFSLNEQYGDVARVKLVSGARPIPVTDWSPADPVLTNTNPPPFGFTLTDPKIKGDRLSCYMSHGIQPVVSLLGNSRVEIRSPDPLPAGRTRLNCTLPGREGRWHWVGRQFFAK; encoded by the coding sequence ATGATGATTTTACGTTTTTTGATTCTTTGGGTCTTGATCGGGATCGGTGTCCAGGCTCGGGCGGCGGACTCCGCGTCCATCCTGTTGTACCATCGCTTTGCCGAAAATGATCTTCCAAGCACCAGTGTTCGGCTGGAACAACTCGACGCCCATATCAATACCCTGCGCGAAACCGGTGCTCAGGTCCTGCCCCTGGCCCAGATTGTCGAGGCCTTCGAAAAGGACATCCCGCTACCAGACAGAGCGGTGGCCCTGAGCGTCGATGATGCCTTTCTTTCCGCCTATACGATTGCCTGGCCGCGCTGGCGCGATGCCGGATACAGCTTTACCTTGTTCGTCGCCACCGAGGCCGTGGACCGCAAGCTACCTGGCTATATGACCTGGGATCAGATCCGTGAATTGCGCGATGCCGGAGTGACCATCGGCAGCCAAACCACCAGCCATCCCCATTTGCCGCAGGTGTCGGATAAAAAACTGGCCGAGGAACTGGCCTATTCCAATCGCCGCTTCAAGGAAGAGTTGGGCCATCGTCCAAACCTTATCGCCTATCCCTATGGCGAGGCGGGGGTGCGTGAATGGCGCGCCGCCAAGGCGGCGGGGTTCAAGGCCGGGTTCGGACAGCATTCCGGGGTCGCCCATGGGGCCGAGGACCGGTTCTATTTGCCGCGCTTCTCCCTCAACGAACAATATGGCGATGTGGCGCGGGTGAAATTGGTGAGTGGCGCCCGACCCATTCCGGTGACCGATTGGTCTCCCGCCGATCCGGTCTTGACCAACACCAATCCGCCGCCCTTCGGGTTTACCCTCACGGATCCGAAGATCAAGGGGGACCGATTGAGCTGTTATATGTCCCATGGCATTCAGCCGGTGGTCAGCCTTCTGGGGAACTCGCGGGTGGAGATCCGCAGCCCCGACCCCCTGCCCGCCGGTCGCACGCGGCTGAACTGCACCCTGCCCGGCCGCGAAGGCCGGTGGCATTGGGTCGGTCGTCAGTTTTTCGCTAAATAG
- a CDS encoding malonic semialdehyde reductase yields the protein MTLDAQALDTLFLEARTHNGWQGRPVDPALLHRLWELMRMAPTSANCSPARILFLTSPEAKEKLRPLLMEGNVDKTMSAPVVAIIGHDMRFHDQLPKLFPHADAKSWFEGNDELIATTAFRNGTLQGAYLMMAARSLGLDCGPMSGFDNDKVDEAFFAGTTVKSNFLCNLGYGNPKELFPRSPRFDFDEACEIL from the coding sequence ATGACCCTTGATGCTCAAGCTCTCGACACCCTGTTTCTTGAAGCCCGCACCCACAATGGCTGGCAAGGCCGCCCTGTGGATCCCGCCTTGTTGCATCGTCTGTGGGAGCTGATGCGCATGGCACCCACCAGCGCCAATTGCAGCCCGGCGCGGATCTTGTTCCTGACCAGTCCCGAGGCCAAGGAAAAGCTGCGGCCCTTGTTGATGGAAGGCAATGTGGACAAGACCATGTCGGCGCCGGTGGTGGCCATTATCGGTCACGACATGCGATTCCATGACCAGCTGCCGAAGCTGTTCCCCCATGCGGATGCCAAATCCTGGTTCGAGGGCAATGATGAGCTGATCGCCACCACCGCCTTTCGCAACGGCACCTTGCAGGGCGCCTATTTGATGATGGCGGCGCGGTCCTTGGGGTTGGATTGCGGGCCCATGTCCGGCTTCGACAACGACAAAGTGGACGAAGCCTTCTTTGCCGGAACGACCGTCAAATCCAACTTTCTGTGCAATCTGGGTTACGGCAATCCCAAGGAGCTGTTTCCGCGCAGCCCGCGCTTCGATTTCGATGAGGCCTGTGAAATTCTCTAG
- a CDS encoding IS1380 family transposase, producing the protein MKEFSPYLPGLSPVGGKEIHARFDGGRLSSDGGVLVLREIERDLGLADLLASHLPDTRDPGSVIHGFDDMIRARMFAIACGYEDCDDLDALRVDPAFKLACGRLSETGRDLMSQPTLSRLENAPTWRQLARMGLSMIDLFCESFARVPEHITLDIDDTGDAVHGGQQLALFNSHYDDYCFQPIHIYDAATGKPILSLLRPGKRPSGAEAATVLRHVVTRILNNWPRVHITVRGDGHYGTPEVMDWLESRGCGYIFGLSSNGRLKEIGQPWGEDVAVRRATSGKEKIRRFFQTAYAAKSWKRERTVIARVEATAKGSDIRFIVTNLAGRAKTLYEKVYCARGKMENMIKEHKLYTKSDRTSCHRWEANQFRLFLHTGAYWLLLKLRNAAPRKSIWKNATFETLRRSFLKIAVRIEELKSRITVALPTAYPYKTPLIAMAGKVASQGP; encoded by the coding sequence ATGAAGGAATTTAGCCCATATCTGCCCGGTTTGTCACCCGTCGGCGGCAAGGAAATCCACGCCCGTTTCGACGGCGGCCGTTTGTCATCCGACGGCGGCGTTCTGGTTCTGCGCGAGATCGAACGTGACCTCGGTTTGGCCGATCTTTTGGCCTCGCATCTTCCCGACACCCGCGATCCGGGGAGTGTGATCCATGGTTTCGACGATATGATCCGGGCGCGGATGTTCGCCATTGCCTGCGGCTATGAGGATTGCGACGATCTGGACGCCCTGCGCGTCGATCCGGCCTTCAAGCTGGCCTGCGGGCGGCTGTCGGAGACGGGCCGGGACTTGATGAGCCAGCCGACCCTGTCGCGGTTGGAGAACGCGCCGACCTGGCGGCAACTGGCCCGCATGGGTTTGTCGATGATCGATCTGTTTTGCGAAAGCTTCGCCCGCGTTCCCGAACACATCACGCTCGACATCGACGACACCGGCGATGCGGTTCACGGCGGCCAACAGTTGGCCTTGTTCAACAGCCATTACGATGATTACTGCTTCCAGCCGATCCATATCTATGACGCCGCCACCGGAAAGCCGATCCTGTCCCTGTTGCGGCCCGGCAAGCGGCCTTCGGGCGCGGAGGCCGCGACGGTCTTGCGCCATGTCGTTACCCGCATCCTGAACAACTGGCCCCGGGTTCATATCACCGTGCGCGGGGACGGCCATTACGGCACGCCCGAGGTCATGGACTGGCTGGAAAGCCGAGGCTGCGGTTATATCTTCGGCCTGTCCTCCAATGGGCGGCTCAAGGAAATCGGCCAACCCTGGGGCGAGGACGTGGCCGTGCGCCGGGCAACATCAGGCAAGGAAAAGATACGCCGGTTCTTTCAAACGGCCTACGCGGCCAAGAGCTGGAAGCGGGAACGAACCGTTATCGCCCGGGTCGAGGCCACCGCAAAAGGTTCCGACATCCGTTTCATCGTCACCAATCTGGCAGGCCGGGCCAAAACCCTCTATGAAAAGGTCTACTGCGCGCGGGGCAAAATGGAGAACATGATCAAGGAGCACAAACTCTACACCAAGTCCGACCGCACCTCGTGTCACCGCTGGGAGGCCAACCAGTTCCGACTGTTCCTCCATACCGGAGCCTATTGGCTGTTGCTTAAACTGCGAAACGCCGCGCCCCGGAAATCAATCTGGAAAAACGCCACCTTCGAGACGCTGCGACGGTCTTTCCTCAAAATCGCCGTACGCATCGAGGAACTCAAATCCCGCATAACCGTCGCCTTGCCGACGGCATATCCATACAAAACACCCCTGATCGCCATGGCCGGGAAAGTCGCCTCCCAGGGCCCGTGA
- a CDS encoding IS110 family transposase: protein MEYFVGMDVSMASISICEIDAKGTVIREGKVSSTPEAVATWLEESGRGFARIGLEAGPLAPWLYAGLSSRGLPVICIETRQMKAFASASPVKTDRRDARLISQAMRTGLYRATHVKTARSQELRMVLTHRETLVHQVRQLSNTVRGTLKAFGLKVGMARGRLFAARVRELTADNPHLSAAAEPLLLARQALLEQLDKLDRQVHAAARDDSVCRRLMTVPGVGPVTALAFRTGLDVPERFQKSVMVGAHFGLVPRRYASGEQDRSGPISKCGDAMVRWLLFEAANALLTRTRRWSWLKHWGLAVAKRRGMKRAKVAVARRLAVIMHRMWIDGTDFQYRKEETAI, encoded by the coding sequence ATGGAGTATTTTGTTGGAATGGACGTATCGATGGCAAGCATTTCGATCTGTGAGATTGATGCAAAGGGAACCGTCATTCGCGAAGGCAAGGTGTCAAGCACACCCGAGGCGGTCGCCACTTGGCTCGAGGAAAGCGGGCGTGGCTTTGCGCGAATTGGGTTGGAAGCTGGCCCTCTGGCGCCTTGGCTGTACGCAGGACTGTCCAGTCGGGGCCTCCCTGTGATTTGTATCGAGACCCGGCAAATGAAGGCCTTTGCCAGCGCCAGCCCAGTCAAGACGGACCGTCGCGACGCCCGCTTGATCAGCCAGGCGATGCGGACCGGTTTGTACCGCGCGACCCACGTCAAGACCGCGCGCAGTCAGGAGCTCCGGATGGTGCTGACCCATCGGGAGACCCTGGTTCATCAGGTCCGTCAGTTGTCCAATACGGTACGAGGAACATTGAAAGCTTTCGGCCTCAAGGTCGGTATGGCGCGCGGACGCCTTTTCGCGGCGCGGGTTCGGGAATTGACGGCTGATAACCCGCACCTCAGCGCAGCCGCCGAGCCGCTCTTGCTTGCGCGCCAAGCCTTGCTCGAACAACTCGACAAGCTCGACCGGCAGGTTCATGCCGCTGCGCGCGATGATAGCGTTTGCCGGCGCCTGATGACCGTTCCCGGCGTCGGCCCGGTTACCGCCCTCGCTTTCAGGACAGGACTCGACGTGCCGGAACGGTTTCAAAAGTCGGTCATGGTCGGCGCCCACTTCGGGCTTGTCCCACGCAGATACGCCTCGGGAGAGCAGGACCGAAGCGGCCCCATCAGCAAGTGCGGAGATGCCATGGTTCGTTGGCTTTTGTTCGAGGCCGCCAATGCACTTCTCACTCGAACCCGCCGTTGGTCCTGGCTCAAACACTGGGGGCTCGCGGTCGCCAAAAGGCGCGGGATGAAACGC